TTTTCGTCGATTAAAGGAAGATAAAGAGCCGTTCAAACTAGCAAGTCAAGCACAACAAGTGTTTTATGTTAAAGATTGTGTTCACAAAGGATGGAAAGTTGTTATCAAGACAAAGCCTAGAGATTCTTATGAAATGGATGCACTAACATCTCTTGATGACGTGGAAATACACCTGCAGATCGAAAAAGGTATGGGTCCTCAAATTGATGAAAATGTGAACATTGAGTTGGTTAGAGAGGACATAGATGGGATTGTCGTTGACAATATTACTACAACATATACGGACACAAATGAGGATCATCTTGAAGATGATGCTATCATTGATTAACAAGTACCATGCTGTTTTATAATTACATAGCCAAATTAGTAGATAAACTTTACCAAATATTACATACAAGTTGGAGTTAGATGAGATAATGGTCAACTTACAAAAGAGAAGAAGATTCTGACTACCAAAAAGAGACGTTGATTCTGACTACCAGAAGAGATGTTGAGAGGCACCAGCTCAATATCTTCTCCTCTTGTTCAATGATTCTTCATTGTTTGAAGATTCAGACGTTACGACATGCCTTTGAATGTAGTCAGAATCATACACAACCATTTCAAATTGATTTTGATAAGAAAAAGTGAAGACGAGTATGTCAAACCGACGTATATCAACATCTTTAACAAATTTACTCCATCCATCAGAAAACCAAACGTCCTTACCATTGTCTTTCAACTTGAGGTTGGCAGTATAACCCGTGTATGTGTTGATGAAGACTTCATCATTCAATTGACCAACAACATATATTGAATTGACCCACTTGATTGGGAGGATCTGCATAAACCAAGGATTTAGGGTAAGTTTTATTTGATATGTATAATTTTAGATATTGTACAACTAACTGTATACATATTAACAACATTGTCAATTTGTAAGCTTAAGTATCGTGTTGACTTACCATCGTTGGTTTGGATACATCAACGAACCATTTAATGAATTTTGGATTTCTGTTAGCGGGAACATGCTTTTCACACAAATCAGAATCGAACACCGTGAGTTCAAAAGTTTTGTCATCAACCATAGTTATTTGAAGAACATCCCGAACTTTAATTTGTAGATCCTTAACAACCTGTTTCCATCCCGTTTTCATTGCTAGATCATGGCGATCCTACATGATTTGAACTTGTGCCCGGTAACCATCGGCAGTGATGACGTAAATCAAATCATTTAGATTATCGTCATAGTGACAATCGACCCACTTTGATGGGAATTTTTGTGAATATAAACAAGATAAGTAtaagtacatatttatttattaaagtatCTAAAAAATGTATGAATGAACAATaaatgattgttacaaaaatgtacaTTAACCGTACCAGGAATCGAGTTGTAACAGCTGTAACATCAACAATGAATGAAGGTAATCGGGATGATGAAGCCATGACTTTGAAGATGTAATATGAAATACCAAAATAGAAGATTTAACATATATGTAACAATATTTAACCTCATTTAACTGCATGTGTGATGTAATACATAAATGTATATTAAATAACTGAATGTACAACAATAATTGAACTTTTCAATGAAAATTCAATTTGTTAAATTAATAAAAGAATCCCATATATCACCTGGATCTTAGAATCTGACAAAAAAAAGTCCTTTTTTTCTACCTAAATAGAATCCATTCAAGTGTCAGACTTATTTTTTTAACTTTAAAAGTGATTGTTCTGTTTTTTTATCATCAGATGCATGAAGACAATGTTTGTTACTGAATAAAACTAACTATGCTAACGATTTAACAACTAACAAACTTAACTTATGCTGAATGATGTTATACAGTACTCTAAACCCTAAATGATATTACAATGCTATTTATACAACCGATAATCAGTTGGAGCAGATATATATGAATAACAGGTCAAAGAATTCAAAGAAAGTCACAAAATATTTGAAAGATACTTACCTTTGCTTTCGGGTCGGATGAATGTGTTAGTTGCGTCAAAAGCGTCGGAGTATAATGCTAAGAATAAGGAACTGATAGAGTTTATTTATTTAATCTTCTTGTCCGTATTTGTtacatattaataaaaataaattaaaatgatttaaaatattAAACATGATTTTGGAATGTAAATCGACATTAAGATTATTTAtaattatacattatatattttttaattatttttttatttacagatttatttttaattacaatataatatgttcatattattattttataaaaaataaaaaataaactatatttcaatttatattaagtatatattttatatttatatatttacggtTTATCTACTAAAAAATCACAAAAAACGCTCTATTTTTTCATTCAAACAAAGTCAATCTCTGTGCAAACTGAAGACTACGATCATCAAGCAAATCAATCCTTCATCCTTGGTTGTTCACTGGTAAGTGATACATCACTCATCCTCGTTTGTTCATTGTATTCTCTGTCATGATTATTCACATTACTTGATACTTGATTCCTGTGTGTTAAAATCGTAAGGGATAAAATATTTAGGGAAAATATCTGGTTCGATTAGGTCAATTTTTTTTTGGTTCAATTAGGGAAAATATTTTGGTCGATTAGGGCTAATAGACATTAAAGACGTACTTATTGATCAGGGCTGACATGATTAGGGCCTTTTATTTTTGTGCTACCATCATTAAGTCTAAAATTTGGTCGATTTTTTAAATGCTGTAATTTATATAGAACATTGCATGCATTGGTATAATGGCCTACATGTGTGAAATTTGGATTATACATTAATACTTTTTGCCATTTAGACAGCTTATAATTCTCTAGAATTCTTAGACTATTAAATTTTAACAAAAGGTAGGTTCATTTTTATACATCACGCAATCTATACATGTAGATTAGCTGTTTTACTTACACTTGCTTAATTATTGTGTAACAATCTTTTACAAGATGCCTAGGCAAAAGAGAATGGCAACACCAAACAAGCAATCACCCAAAACAAAGAAAGTTAAAAACTCTCCAAAACCAACTGTTGATCACAAACCCGTTACTCATAGCAAGATCAATTGATTTGACTACGACAAACAATTCAGGTGCTGAACAAACAGATGTTAGTATACCACAAACAACTACAAAGCAAACCACTCTGAAAAAACAGAAAACACAACACGTTGTTTCAAATGCAAACGATGAGTCTTCTGGCACGCCACATAAACATGCATTCACAAACAACCctcttatgattatgaaaccaaaaGAAGTTATCCCACCGGTTAttgtgatgacccaaaaaattttaacttatttaaaccaattctctatacgatttattattttaacacgttaaacaaagtctgttagattgaatctcaaaattttagaactgtttcatatattcaattacctttgactactctcgacgattcatgaacaattatatgtatgtatatatatatatatatatatatatatatatatatatattataagatgtacaagtaaaaacgactttcctacagtaaaaacgactttgctacaataaaatactatttgctacagtgaaaccgactttgctacagtaaaacactatttgctacagtaaaaacgacattgctacagtgctacagtgaaaacgactttgctacagtaaaaacactatttgctacagtaacactatttgctacagtaacactatttgctacagtaacgctatttgctacagtactactatttgctacagtacccccccCTATttaatgtcgacgaactagaaaacaaagcagaaatgagctgtccagcctagccatatgatcgcatggcaaaagcactgaaaactcatgcgatcgcatggggaccaaattgaGGAAATGtctataaaagccaacgaattcaGTCGATGAAACGTACCTCTTTTTCATTTCTTTCTCTGATCaatattgatatatttatatttttaattataattataattttaatttaagtttaatagtaataaagtatatacgagggtatttttaattcgggtttcaaaccatttTAAAATAAAGAAATATTGGGTATTCTTTGCGGTATCGTTCTTAAATCCAAGGCCAactatacagtcgtctaccatcattacgtctacgcaatttgcctacaatattgaacctcaatattaaacagtgagtttatagtctccctttttacatactttaaatatttttgggctgagaatacatgcaatttattttaaacgcaataagacacaagtacatactaaattctacaccgagttaaaccaaaaatcccttagctttggtaactagtagctgccagtacataggatatggactggtgggcgcgaataattgtatatggatccatagggcttgacatccccgtctgagctagagcgctagccttttaacgggcgtatgttatttgagtttatgacacgttggtttgcgtgtattaaaacgattagggtaattatcattatagcgttaagtttagttaccagggtgctctgttacgtagaatctattgataaacttttgatgaaatcttgtggtctatctttatatacttatgactcgagcaattaaacctataactcactaacattcgtgttgacctttttatcatgttttattctcaggtccttagactgcttccgctgtgatgtgcttgttgcctgcatggagtctctcatgctttgtataaagtttattacaTTCTAaataaaactacgttgtgtaataaataattggactgtgatgtcaacctgtaaattaaagacttatgtattttggggttttgcttacacctaagcactcgcccacatgattatgactttctatgtttagaaagtcacgtattttaatgaatgcaatattttatcaaaacatatcatatagaggtcaaaacctcactgtggaatcaatgattaacgtgctgcgtcaatagcgattttgacgggtcgttacagttggtatccgagcttgaggttatagggaaccagaattcgcattaatgtgtttaactggtaattgttagaatgcattagtgagtctggactatgaccatatctgtttttatcgatttttgtttatcattttgtcaaaaacattatatgtgatatatttatatactaacgtaattgttgtttcaattatgtgatagatgacttcttctaatcctatcattttgtacgactcagaatcagacactgaatctattctatccacaactgaaaagggcgttccaatacctattaaagaagaaattgtgttagctggggaatctcaacttcaggttaacctagaggaggtcccagctccacccagctctagttttctggagccacagtatcgttggcatggacccatgatccctggaataaatgaagatcgtccatttctaaatgaacatggacattgggctagatacaccgccgacgggcggattgtgccgattacgcctggcagatatcggttcatgaccaccggtacatattctcgtacacatgactcagacagttcattaggtgagatcagtgaggaggaggaggATGAAGTAAAGgatattactgaaaaagaagttaacaaaggaaaggaattcaaacttgctataaagaaccacaaaaataaaaagtccttaattattaaaaaggaacatgaccattcgatccgtaaccacccttattgtattaaacccactgaggcaacgggtacctcaaaaccccgaccaaaaattaaatacactgctagaatgtctgtcggaccatgcgcACACAAACAAttagcagagagaaccaaatgggaagaagtttctgatag
The window above is part of the Rutidosis leptorrhynchoides isolate AG116_Rl617_1_P2 chromosome 1, CSIRO_AGI_Rlap_v1, whole genome shotgun sequence genome. Proteins encoded here:
- the LOC139886773 gene encoding B3 domain-containing protein At1g49475-like; amino-acid sequence: MKTGWKQVVKDLQIKVRDVLQITMVDDKTFELTVFDSDLCEKHVPANRNPKFIKWFVDVSKPTMILPIKWVNSIYVVGQLNDEVFINTYTGYTANLKLKDNGKDVWFSDGWSKFVKDVDIRRFDILVFTFSYQNQFEMVVYDSDYIQRHVVTSESSNNEESLNKRRRY